The Planococcus versutus genome contains a region encoding:
- a CDS encoding MsnO8 family LLM class oxidoreductase: MKLSVLDQAPVTTGNTAAAAMQNAVELAVLADTLGYSRMWMAEHHGSSAFSSSAPEVTAAYLSAKTTNIRIGTGGVMMMHYSPLKLAEVFKTLAALAPGRIDFGVGRAPGGDHSAIYALAQGRRPMTDDMYGKFDTALKLINDEVPEETMYNKTIAAPTHIQLPEAWLLGSSGNSALEAGRMGVGYSFAQFFNGGMTKNILDSYRANFVPSAFMEKPEISVSYLVTTAETAEEAEYEALPQDISRLMLMKGRIMPLLTPEQAQNSALTEMDRMQIKESRNIHLVGSAKDVADQLQREQTKYGFEEAMICSIPHSQEKRLAVYQLLAEQLL; this comes from the coding sequence AATGCGGTAGAACTTGCGGTTCTTGCCGACACGTTAGGCTATAGCCGGATGTGGATGGCTGAGCATCATGGCTCCAGCGCATTTTCCAGCTCCGCACCTGAAGTCACGGCCGCATATTTGAGTGCCAAAACAACAAATATTCGCATCGGAACAGGCGGTGTGATGATGATGCATTATTCGCCGTTAAAACTGGCAGAAGTTTTTAAAACATTGGCCGCCCTTGCGCCTGGTCGTATTGATTTCGGCGTTGGCCGAGCCCCTGGTGGTGACCATAGCGCCATTTACGCGTTGGCTCAAGGACGTCGCCCGATGACAGACGACATGTACGGGAAGTTCGACACCGCATTAAAATTGATCAACGACGAAGTACCCGAAGAGACGATGTACAATAAAACCATCGCGGCTCCTACACATATTCAGTTGCCAGAAGCCTGGTTACTCGGTTCAAGCGGCAACAGTGCATTAGAAGCAGGTCGTATGGGCGTCGGCTATTCATTTGCCCAGTTTTTCAACGGCGGCATGACGAAAAACATATTAGATTCCTACCGGGCTAATTTCGTCCCTTCCGCCTTTATGGAAAAACCCGAAATTTCGGTATCCTATTTAGTGACAACAGCTGAAACCGCCGAAGAAGCGGAATACGAAGCACTGCCACAAGACATTTCACGCCTCATGTTGATGAAAGGTCGCATCATGCCTCTCCTGACACCCGAACAAGCACAAAATTCTGCGTTAACTGAAATGGACCGCATGCAGATCAAAGAAAGCCGCAACATTCATTTAGTCGGTTCCGCCAAAGACGTCGCCGATCAATTGCAGCGCGAACAAACGAAATACGGTTTTGAAGAAGCCATGATCTGCAGCATTCCGCATTCTCAAGAAAAACGATTGGCTGTTTATCAACTACTAGCAGAGCAATTACTGTAA